From Haliaeetus albicilla chromosome 31, bHalAlb1.1, whole genome shotgun sequence, one genomic window encodes:
- the LOC138683182 gene encoding olfactory receptor 14A16-like: MSNGSSITQFLLLAFANTRELQHLHFWLFLGIYLAALLANGLIITAIACYHQLHTPMYFFLLNLALLDLGSISTTVPKAIANSLWDNRAISYPGCAAQVFLLVFLISAECFLLTVMAYDRYVAICKPLHYGTLLGSRACVHMAAAAWGCGFLSAVLHTANTFSLPLCQGNAVDQFFCEIPQILKLSCSDAYLREVGVLGVGVCLVFGCFVYIVLSYGQIFRAMLRIPSEQGRHKAFSTCLPHLAVVSLFVSTAIFAYLKPPSISSPSLDLLVAVLYSVVPPALNPLIYSMRNHEIKDALRKLITRCFSEGIKFLLSFA; encoded by the coding sequence ATGTCCAATGgcagctccatcacccagttcctcctcctAGCATTTGCCAACACGCGGGAGCTGCAGcacttgcacttctggctcttcctgggcatctacctggctgccctcctggccaacGGCCTCATCATCACCGCCATAGCCTGTTACCACCAACTCCACACACCCATGTACTTCTTTCTCCTCAACCTAGCCCTCCTCGatttgggctccatctccaccactgtccctaAAGCCATAGCTAACTCCTTGTGGGACAATAGGGCCATCTCTTACCCAGGATGTGCTGCCCAGGTCTTTCTGTTAGTCTTTTTGATCTCAGCAGAGTGTTTccttctcactgtcatggcctatgaccgctacgttgccatctgcaaacccctgcactacgggaccctcctgggcagcagagcttgtgtccacatggcagcagctgcctggggctgtgggtttctcagtgctgtgctacacactgccaatacattttcactacccctctgccaaggcaatgctgtggaccagttcttctgtgaaatcccccagatcctcaagctctcctgctcagatgcctacctcagggaagttggggTACTTGGAGTTGGTGTCTGTTTAGtctttgggtgttttgtttacattgtgctgtcctatgggcAGATCTTCAGAGCCatgctgaggatcccctctgagcagggacggcacaaagccttttccacgtgcctccctcacctggctgtGGTCTCCTTGTTTGTAAGCACTGCCATatttgcctacctgaagcccccctccatctcctccccatccctggacctgttggtggcagttctgtactcggtggtgcctccagcactgaaccccctcatctacagcatgagaaacCATGAGATCAAGGATGCCCTGAGAAAACTAATTACCAGATGTTTTTCTGAAGGAATAAAGTTTCTGTTGTCTTTTGCATAG
- the LOC138683189 gene encoding olfactory receptor 14A16-like: MSNSSSITQFLLLAFADMRELQLLHFWLFLGIYLAALLGNGLIITAIACDHRLHAPMYFFLLNLALLDLGSISTTVPKSMANSLWNTRAISYPGCAAQVFLLVFLMSAEYFLLTVMAYDRYVAICKPLHYGTLLGSRACVHMAAAAWGSGFLNAVLHTANTFSLPLCQGNSVDQFFCEIPQILKLSCSDAYLREVGVLVVSACLVFGCFVFIVLSYGQIFRAVLRIPSEQGWHKAFSTCLPHLAVVSLFASTGIFAYLKPPSISSITLDLLVSVLYSVVPPAMNPLIYSMRNHEIKNALIPLMTGCFHKE; encoded by the coding sequence atgtccaacagcagctccatcacccagttcctcctcctggcgTTTGCAGACAtgcgggagctgcagctcttgcacttctggctcttcctgggcatctacctggctgccctcctgggaaaCGGCCTCATCATCACTGCCATAGCCTGTGACCACCGCCTCCACgcacccatgtacttcttcctccttaACCTCGCCCTTCTTGACCttggctccatctccaccactgtccccaaatCCATGGCCAATTCCCTTTGGAATACCAGGGCCATCTCCTACCCAggatgtgctgcacaggtctttctgttagtctttttgatgtcagcagagtattttcttctcactgtcatggcctatgaccgctacgttgccatctgcaaacccctgcactacgggaccctcctgggcagcagagcttgtgtccacatggcagcagctgcctggggcagtgggttcCTCAACGCTGTActgcacactgccaatacattttcactacctCTCTGCCAAGGCAATtctgtggaccagttcttctgtgaaatcccccagatcctcaagctctcctgctcagatgcctacctcagggaagttggggTACTTGTGGTTAGTGCCTGTTTAGtctttgggtgttttgttttcattgtgctgtcctatgggcagatcttcagggccgtgctgaggatcccctccGAGCAGGGTtggcacaaagccttttccacgtgcctccctcacctggctgtGGTCTCCTTGTTTGCAAGCACTGGCAtttttgcctacctgaagcccccctccatctcctccataaccctggacctgctggtgtCAGTTCTGTACTCGGTGGTGCCTCCAGCCatgaaccccctcatctacagcatgagaaacCATGAGATCAAGAATGCCCTGATACCACTAATGACTGGATGTTTTCATAAGGAATAA